The window ACGCCGGCGTAGGAAGCCTGTACGCTTCGGAGCCAACAATCCGGGGGCACTTCGTGAAAAGGCTCATGGCACGGCTTGAGCAGGCGCGCGAAGAGCGTGAAAAGCGTGTCCTGGAGCTCGCGCTGCGCAAGGGTCTGGCGGCTTTTGGGGCTGGCGAAGGGGGTGACGAGCGGTGAAGGAGGTGTCGCTCAGGAAGCTGTCCCTCGCCGGCTTCGGTCCGTACCGCGACAGGGTGGAGGCCGTGTTCGGCCCGGGCGTCAACGCGCTGGTCGCGCCCAACGAGCGCGGCAAGTCCTCGTTGGTCAGCGGGCTTCTCGCGACCATATTCGGCCTGCCGGCGAAGAACGACCCTTCCGTGTTCGGGCAAGCCCGCTTCAGAAACTGGGACGGCCCTCGGCGTTTTGAGGGAGAGGTCGAGTTCGAGTCGGACGGGGGCGTGTACAGGATCCACCGGGATTTTGACACGCACAAGGTGTCCCTGGCGAAGCTGGAGAACGGGCGGTACATAGCTCTCGTGATGGGTGAGCACAACCCCGGAGCCACGAGGAAGCCGAATGAGGCCTATGAAAGAAGCCTGGCGGAACTCATCGGAATCTCCTCGCGTGAGCTCTTCGAACGCACTTTCTGCGTCACCCAGCCCATCCCGGAAGCGAAACACCTTGATGAGAAGGTTCAGGAACTCCTCTCAGGCGCAGGGGGAGGGTTCGCACGAGCGCTGGAACGGCTCGTCAACGAGCTCTCGGCACAGACCAAGACCACCGGGGAACGAAAGGTGACCTCCCGGAACCAAACGAAAGACCGCGTTCTCGAGGAGCTGACCTCACGCATTCAGGCGCTCGAGTCGGAGCTCGATGCCTCCCGTCGAGCGGTTGACTCGTTGCAGCCCGTTTTGAGAAGGCTCAACGACATCGAGCGCGAGCTCGCGGAGGCCAGGAAGACCCTGGCATCCAAGGAGACCATCGTGAAGGCATGGTCTGAGTGGAGGCGGCTCGCCACTGAATACCGCAGGGCAACGAAGGACCAGACGAGTCTCGAGGCGGCGCTCGAGAAGGCCAAGAGCCTCGACTCCGATATCGACGCCGAGAACAGAAGGGTGAGAGAAGGCTTCCCCGAGTTCGAAGGGGCGCCCCGCGAGACCGAACGAGCGTTGACTGAGCTCATTACCCTCAAGGCCAAACGGGGAGAGGCGGAAAGGGCGATCCTGGACGCAGAAGCAGCGGTGAGGCTGAAGCAGGGCGAGCTGGACCGGCTCAGGCAGGAGATTTCCACCCTCCGCGACTGGGGAGCGCTCGGTCCGGCGCCCGAAGCGGCAGCGCGCGGCGCGAGACGGAAGGCCGCCGAGATTGTTCAGAAGTGGCGGGTATTCCTCGATCACAATTCGGAGCTTGCCTCGTGCGAGGCGGAGCTCGCCGCGAGATTTCAGGTGTTCGCTGAGGCGAGCCCCGAGGAAATCGCTCTCCTCGCGAGCTACTCAGCCCGTCTTGTCGAGCTTGAGAGGGACATGGAGAGAACCCGCAGGGATCTCGAGACACTGCGCGAGCGGACGAGGGTCGTCGCGAACGTCCGGGAAGCATTCCAAAAGCGTTACGCGGGGATCGCAGCTCTCGGCCCAGGCGCTGCGGACACCATCCGGCAGATCCTGGGCGCCTTTCGCAGGGAGAAGAGGCTTCAGGGGGAGCTTGCGGAACGCAGGCGGTCAGTGGACATGCCCCGTGGTGCGCGCGCCGCGGCCGGCCTCGCGTCGGCTCTCGTGGCGTCCGTCGTCGCGTGGCTGTTGCTGGGAGGCTCCGCGACAAGAGTAAACACATGGATATCTCTGGTCGTGGCCGTCCTCTTCGGTCTCGCGGGATACGTGGTGTCGGGCGCCATCCACGCCCGCAGGGTCGCCGGCGAAAGGCTCGAAGCAACGAGGATAGAATCGGAGCTCGCACAGTGCCGCCGCGAACTTGCGCTCCTCGGCCAAGCCCTGGGCGACCTGGCCTCGAGCGACGAGGCGTCGCTCGGAGCCCTGCTCGAAAGGCTGGAGCAGCGCGAAGAGGAGGCAGCGGTGCTTGCGGAAAGCGAGGCCCTTCTCCCGTCTGATGAAGAGGCGGGGCGAATCCTGGAAGCTTTCGAACGAGCCAAGAAAGGCTACGATGAATTCGTAGCAAGGACAAGCAGGTTCTCTGAGAGCTTCAAGGATGTCGGCGCGGCATTCTCCGAGTGGAAGGCCATGCTGGACCGGAGGAGCCGCCTGGAAGGCCTCGTACGAGCTTTCGCGCGCGAGGCTTTCGGCTGCGAGCCCGAGGCCGCCGAGCACGCTTCACTGGCTGATCCCAAGGTCGGCGATGAGTGGAGAGAGCTTGCGCGATTCGTGTCCGTGGCCGCCTCGCCTGAGGACGCGGGCACTGTCGGCCAGCTCATTGCCTTCTTGGAAGGAGAGGGAAGCGACGCAGCCTGGTGGGAGCGAATGATAGCCGAGGCTGGACGCTACGAGGGTCTCCGCAAAGACATTCAGGCGGCACAAGCGACGATAGAAGCGGGGAAGGAGCACGTAGATGGCTTGAGGTCACGGGTCAAGGAGTTCGAGGCGAAGGAAGAACAGGTGTCTCGGCCGCTTCGCCCCTTGCTTGAGGCGTCTGGTGGCGACCCGGAGAGAGCGCAGAGGAGATGCGAGGAAAGACGCTCTCTCCTCGAGAAGATCGAGGCGATGAGAACGGCCCTTGCGACACTCCTCGAACAGCATGGCGCCTCATCTGTGGACGAGCTCCGCGAGAAAGGCACGAGCGCACGCAACAACGCAGCACAGTCTCTGGCGGAATGGAAGCGCCTCGTGAACGACAACCCGGGGCTTCCGGAGATCGATGAGGCTGGCGACGTGGAGAGAATAGAGGCCAGGTGGAGGGCTCTCAATGGCGAGGTCGAACGTCTCCGCGGGCACATCGCCACGCTCGAGAAGGAGAGGGGAGACCTCGCGGCGGAGCAAGGACGCCTCGAGGGGAGGTCCTCACTGAACATCGCCCAGGCGGAAGCGGAGCTGGCAGCGCTCAGGCGTAGGCGTGAAGAGGTAAGCGTGTTGGCGGACGCCCTCACAATCGCCTGTACTGAGCTCTCAGAGGCTGTCAAGGACTTCCAGGGATCGTACCGCACGCTCCTGCGGGACGTGGCTACGAAGCACTTCGAGGCGATAACGGGAGTGAGGGGTCGTGCGGTCGTGATCGACAGCGACTTTCGGATCCACGTCGAGGATGGTGGCGTGCCGTGCGACCTCGCTCAGTTGAGCAAGGGGGCCCAGGACCAGCTCTACATCGCCCTGAGACTGGCCGTGGCCGACCTTCTTGCCGAGGACTACCGTCTCCCCTTCATCTTCGACGACCCCTTCGCGGCGTGCGACAGTGCAAGACTCGCCAACCTGCGCGAGATCCTGCTGCGGATCGCCAAGGACCGGCAGATCCTGGTCCTGTCGCACCTCGAGCCGGTCGCAGGTTGGGGAAAATCGGTGGACGTCCGCGAATACGGAATGAGGGCAGTTTAGGGTGGTCGATTGCCGGCCTGCGGTCGTGGGCACGGCATCGGGCCTCACCCCGCATGTCATCGCTGCAGTAACCCGGCGAGGTCTCCTAGCCTTCTCAAGCAGGGTTTTGAGGACAGCTAGCGTATATTCATAAAGGCGGGTATGCGTAAGGCGGGTATGCGTGAAGGCGGGTATTCGTGCAGATTTCACCCGCGGCCTTTCGCTTGTTGAGATGTCTTCGGCTTTCGTGCCCCCAGTGCCATCGGTGCCATCGATGAATAGAAGGGACGGCAGTTTCCCATGCAGGACCGGGTGAGCATCCGCGGAGCGCAACGCACACGTGTCATCGGCTTTTGCATGGCTTTCGCCGCAGCCGTCATCTGGGGGACCCTAGGCATATTCGCGAAGTTCATATACGTCTACGACCTCGAGCCCGTTGTGCTTGTGAGCCTCCGAGGTTCCATCGCTTTTGTCACGCTTTTCATCATCCTAGCCGCGCGAGATCGCTGCAAGCTACGAGTGCCGCGCCAAGACCTGTGGTTCTTCGTCGCCTTCGGTCTAGTGGGGGTGACGCTCAACCACATGTCCTATTTCGAGGCGCTCAAACGCACGACGGCCACGACGGCGGTCATCCTACTGTACACGGCGCCGGTCTACGTGACGCTTGGCGCGGCGGCGTTCTTCGGGGAGAGTCTTACGCTCACGAAGATCGCCGCCCTCGTGGTCACGTTCGGCGGATGCTTCCTCGTGGCTGGCGGATACGAGCCAAAGCTCCTAGCCCTGAACCCCACGGGGGTCTTGTTCGGCCTCACTGCCGCGATTGCGTACGCGTCGTACACGCTCATGAGCAAGCGAGCTCTCGAGAGACATTCCTCATGGACTTCGGTGCTGTGGGCGTTCGGCTTCGGAAGCCTGTTTCTTCTGTGTTTGGCAGGAGGACGAATCGCGAAGGTTGCCTCGCTCCCACTGCGGGCGTGGTTGCTCATCCTGGGCCTTGCATGGGGGCCTACGCTCGCAGCCTACTGGTTGCACATGGAGGCACTGACTCGGATCGAGGCGAGCCACGCCGGAATAGTCTGCATGGCTGAGCCAGCCGCCACGGCCCTCCTGTCTTACGTGCTGCTGGGCGAGAGGATGACACCATGGAAGCTACTGGGTGCAGCGCTTGTGCTCGTCGGGGTGCTCATCCTGCAAGTCCAATCCATCGGTGATAGCAGCGCCCGTGGACGCCGGTCTGGAACGTCCGAGCGCGAGGAGGTGAACGCGGGGCACGGAACCGGGTGAGAAGGCACGGTGAGATGAGATGAGATGAGATGAGATGAGATGAGATGAAAGAAGCCTCGCTAGGCTGTATGCTACTGCTGAAAACGGAGGTGCGAAGAAGTGAGAAAGTCGGTTTCCTGGTTGCTGCTCGCTGTGACGTGCCTGCTGGTGGGCATCGCGGGGCCGGCCGCGCTTGGCGCGGAGCCTATCAAGATAGGGCTGCACGCGCCGCTCACGGGGTTCGCGGCTGCTGACGGGCTCAGCGTGAAACAATCGGTCGAGCTTGCCGTAAAGCAGGTGAATGAGGCTGGAGGCATCAACGGTCGGCCAATTCAGCTCGTGGTGTACGACGACAGGGCAGACGCCAAGGAAGCGGTCGCAGTCGCGTACAAGCTCATCGAGCAGGACAAGGTCGTCGCGGTGGTCGGTGGGTCTTACAGCGCTCCCATGCGGGCGGTCGCGCCCATCTACCAACAGGCAGGGATCCCCATGGTGGCCGGTTTCGCTGTTCATCCCGATATCACCCGAGCGGGAGACTTCGTGTTCAGGTGCGGGATGCTGGGGCCCATCGAAGGCGCTGCTGCGGGCGAGGTGGCAGGCAATATCCTCAAGGCGAAGACCGCCTGCCTCATGACGATGGACAATGACTTCGGCCGCGCCCTGGCCGAAGGTTTCCGCAAGCGCGCCGGCGAACTGGGTGTCAAGATCCTCTGGGAGAGCCTTTACCCCCTCGGCGAACAGGACTTCACGCCGTACATCACTCGACTGAAGCAACTCGGCCCGGATGTCGTCTTTGCGAGCGGATACTACAACGAAGCCGCTCAGTTCTGCAAGCAAGCGAAGGAACTGGGGCTCAAGGCTCAAATCCTGGGCGAAGAGGGTTTCGATTCACCGAAATTCATCGAGATCGCTGGAAAGGCGTCTGAGGGCGTGATCATCGTAACCAACCTCAACAGGGACGACACGAGGCCCGTGGCCAGGGCGTTCATCGAGGACTACAGGAAGCTCTACAAGATGGAACCCGACATGGTGGGCGCGTCCAACTTCGACGCCCTTCTGGTGATAGCCGATGCACTCCGACGGGCGGGCTCCACAGATCCCAAGGCGATTCGCGATGCGATCGCCACGACAGCGAACCTCAACGGCGCGACTGGCGTGATCCGCAGCTTCAACAAGCTGGGTGAATCGATGAAGCCCATTCAGGTTCAGGTGGTGAAGGAGGGTCGTTTCCGTTACTTTGCGGAGGTAAGCGATCCTGCTATCATAACCCCTCCGGAGAAGTGAGAGCAAGCACGACACACGGGTCGAAGACATAGCAACCGGGCAAGCGGGGGCGAGGTCCGTCCGGAGAACCGAAAGGTACGGCGCCCGGGCGGGCATCGCCCCCACGCAGTAGGAGTGATGGGAGGTTGTTCTGGCAACAACTCGCAAACGGCGTAACCATGGGGGGCATCTATGCTCTCATTACCCTTGGGCTAACGATGGTTTACGGTGTCCTGCGTATCCTCCACATCTCCCACGCAGGGGTTTTCGCGTTGGGAGCGTATGCCGGTGTCGTGGCGCTCTCGCTATCCGGAAACCTGGTCGTCATCACGCTCATCGCCATGGCGGTCTGCGGACTGGTGGGCATGTTAATGCAGAGGTGGGTGTACCGGCCGCTCATGGGGTCGTCGCGCATCGTTCCGCTGATAGCGTCCATCGGAATGTTCATACTCATGGAGGATCTATTCAGGCTTGCGGCTGGTCCCTACGTGCTTCCGCTCCCGGCCGAGGTGCCCTTTGGATTGGACCAGATAACCACGTCGTTCGTCACAGGCAACCAACTGATCGTGCTGTCGGGCGCGGTGGGGCTGCTCATCCTTACGTGGCTGGTCATCAACCATACCCGGCTCGGTCTTGCGTGGAAGGCCACGGAGCAGGATTTCGAGACAGCAGCCTCGTGTGGGATCAACGTAGACCAGGCAGTGGCGATGAACTTCCTTCTGGGCTCCGCGATAGCCGGGGCTGCCGGGGTCCTAGTGGGGTTCTACTATAACTCGGTGTCCCCCACCATGGGGAGCGTCCCGGCGTACAAGGCGATGGCCATCGCCGTGCTCGGAGGTCTCGGGAACGTGTGGGGGACCGTGGTGGCGTCCGTTCTCCTCGGAGTCACCGAGGCGTTTCTCGTGACTTCGCCTGTAGGACTACTCCTGCCTCGCGACTCCATCGCGTTCGTGGCGTTGATCCTGGTCCTCCTCTTCAGGCCGTACGGCCTCTTCGGGCGGAGGTGACGCGCTATGGGACTGTACCAGGTGACAATTGCGATCACTTTGGGCATATACCTCATCCTCACCATGGGGCTGAACATCATCACAGGGTACACGGGGCAAGTCTCCCTGGGGCACGCGGCATTCTTCGGGGCGGGCGCATACGCTTCAGCCATTTTGTCCGTGAGGTATGGCCTCCCGTTCTGGGGAGCCCTTCCGCTCGCCGTTGTCGCGACCGCTCTGATGGGGGCGGTGTTGGGGACGGTGAGCACCAGGTTACGCGAGGACTCTCTCGCAATCACAACCATCGGCGTGAATTTCGTGGTGGTGTCGGTGTTCAAGTATTCGTCGTTCTTTGGCGGCGCTCTCGGCATAGGCAACATCAGGTACCCTTCGCTGTTCGGCCGGGTGCTCACAAAGCCGGAGTACCTTCTGGTGGTGGCGGCGTGCGTGGCTCTTGGCATGTGGTTTGACAGACGCCTCGTAAAGTCGTGGCTCGGTCTAGCGCTCAGGGCGGTGGGCCAGGACGAGGCGGCCGCGCAGTCACTGGGCGTGGACAGCCCACGTTTCAAGATAATCGCATTCATAATCGGCACGGCGTACGCCGGAGCGGCGGGCTCTCTCTACGCCCACTTCATGACGTTCATAAGCCCTCAGGACTTCGGGTTTCCGGTATCGATAAGCATCATCTCGATGGCGGTCTTCGGAGGGCTGGGAACGCTGCGCGGCGCCATCCTCGGCTCGTGTGCCCTTGGGCTTGCCCCAGAGGTATTTCGCCCACTCGTGGACTACAGGAACCTGATGTATGGTGCCCTGCTTCTCCTCATGATGCGCTTTCAGCCGCAGGGCCTCATAGGCGACGGAAGCCCCCTCTGGGAGCGGTTGCGTTCACTCATTGCCGGGGGAAGTACCACGAGTAGGGTAGGGGAGGGCGGTGCGCGACATGAGTCACGGCGCTAATCATAGCTCAAGTGCGGGGGAGGCCCAGAAGACCAATATCCTCGAAGTTCGCAACGTCAGCAAGCAGTTCCATGGGGTACGCGCCCTTCAAGGAGTCACTCTATCAGTGCGGCAAGGCCAGGTTTTCGGCATAGTGGGGCCTAACGGCGCAGGGAAGACCACGCTCTTCAATATCGTGTGTGGCGTGTACCCCCCGACGGACGGTCTAGTGCTCTTTCAGGGGAGGGACATCACCCGGCTGGGCTCTGCGCGCGTCGCCAGACTGGGCGTGGCGCGCACCTTCCAAATCGTCCGATCGTTCCCGCGCATGACAGTGCTGGAGAACGTGGTGGTGGGATGCGGCCACAGAGTGTACAGCACCCTCTCGGGGCTCGTTGGCACATACGCCCGAAGAGAGATCGAGGACAAAGCTCTTGCCCTCCTAAGGCTCGTGGGGCTCGAGCAGGCAGCGAGCACGCCGGCGGGAAAACTCCCCGTCGCAATGCAACGGCATATGGAAGTGGCGAGAGCGCTCGCGCTGGATCCTTGTATGCTCCTTCTCGATGAACCCTGTGCGGGGCTTACTTTCACAGAGTCAGAGGATTTGGTCGAGCTCGTGAGGAGGGTAAGGGACAACGGGGTGACGGTGTTGATAGTTGAGCACAACATGGGCGTCGTGATGAGCCTGTGCGACGAGATCGCGGTGCTGGACTTCGGGGTCAAGATAGCTCAAGGGTCTCCCGCCGAGATCTCATCCAACCCCCGCGTCATCGAGGCGTATCTCGGGAGGGAGGCGTGACAATGCTTACTGTCGAGGGGCTCACCATCCGTTACGGCGATATGGAGGTCGTACACGGCGTGTCCTTCGAAGTGGGTCAACGGGACAGCGTTGCCATAATTGGGGCGAATGGGTCGGGCAAGACCACGCTCCTCCGCACGCTTATGGGGCTCCACCGGGATTTCGACGGGCGCATCACGTTCATGGGACGCGACATAGGACGGATTTCCCCGTGGGCGAGGGCATGCCTGGGCATGGCGATGGTGCCTGAGGGAAGGCGAGTCTTTCCCGACCTCTCTGTCGAGCAGAACCTCCTCATCGGAGCGTACTCGCGGCAGGACAGGTCCGCGGTGCGCGCGTCCCTGGACGAGGTGTACAGCCTTTTCCCTGTGCTACGTGAGCGCAGGAACCAGGTGGGCAAGACCCTGAGCGGGGGAGAACAGCAGATGCTCGCGATAGGCAGGGCCCTCATGGCGAAGCCCAGGTTGCTCATGGTGGACGAGGTGTCAACGGGGCTCATGCCGATCTTCGTGGACAAGGCTTTCCACGTGCTGAAGAGCCTGGTCGACCAGGGAGTGAGCGTCCTCCTCGTGGAACAGAACGCGAGAAAGGCTCTGGCGGCCATGGCGAGGGGCTACGTTCTGGAAACCGGACGGATCGTGCTATCTGGTCCCGCAGCGGAACTCGCAGCGAACGCAAATGTGCGGAAAGCTTACCTCGGGGCGTAAGGGGGCACAAAAAGAAAATGGTCGGGGCAGGCGGACTTGAACCGCCGACCTCTTAGTCCCGAACCAAGCGCGCTACCAACCTGCGCCATGCCCCGACCGAACGTCGTAACCGGTTGCTTCACGCATAGTATACTAGAACCACGGCAACATGTCAAACGCGGGATCTTACACAAGACGCCGCTATCCAGGGAGTAGGTGAGGACGGGTGCCAGAAAGCGGGCGGCAGCAGCCGCTTCCCATCTTCGATGACACGCGCGCAAGAGCAGAGGGACTCTCAGCCCCACCAGGTGAGCTCGAAGAGAAGATGGCGGACGGCGACACACAGACCAGACAGCCCGCCCTTAGGCCGGAAAACGACGGTGTCGCACCCTACGAGCCCTCTCCGGACCTCGAGGCTCTGGAGAGGACCTGCAAGACGTGCAGGAAGTGCAACCTGCGAGCGGGCTGCAGACAAGTCGTTTTCGGCGAGGGCAACCCCCATGCCAGGCTCATGTTCGTGGGCGAGGGTCCGGGACAACAGGAAGACATCCAGGGTAGGCCCTTCGTCGGAGCTGCAGGTCAGCTCCTGGACAAGATCCTCGCCGCTGTAGGCATCAAGCGAGAGGATGTCTACATAGCGAACGTGGTCAAGTGCCGCCCGCCGGGAAACCGCCTTCCCACCTCGGAAGAAGCTCAAGCGTGCCTGCCTCACCTCATCGCTCAGATCCGGGCGATAAGACCGAAGATCGTCGTGTGTCTCGGCGCGCTCGCGACTCAAACGCTCATCGACAAGGGAGCACGCATAACGAGAGCAAGGGGAAACTGGTTCCGCAAGGACGGCATCTTATACATGCCCACGTTCCATCCTGCCGCGCTCCTTCGTGACGAGACGAAGAAGCGACCGGTATGGGAGGATATGAAGAAAGTCAAGGAGATGCTCGACCGCCTCGAGGGGAAGTTGCGCAACTCTCCCGGTAATGATTGACCACCCCGGCGAATAATCTAGTGGCGGAGGGCGTTCCATCCCTCAGCTGTCAGCGTTTCCGGGGGGTCATGACATGGCTCCGGACAGAACGAGCAAGGGCAAGCCCGAGAAGGGACGACCCGACAAGAGTGCCGGCACGGAGCGGTCGGAGTGCGGATGGTTCCTGGCGGTCGTGATGGGTCTGGCAGCCTCCTTCATAGCGGTGATCGCCGTGTTCCTCGCGGTCGCGACCTACGACTACATGGTGTCGGCCGAGGTGGCTCGCCTCGGCACGCTGGCGTCGGTCGGAAGCTATGTTGCCACGGCCGTGGGAGGCATGGTGGCGGGCAGGAAGTCTGGGAGGCGCGGCCTCGTTCATGGAGGCTTGGTGGGCTTGCTGTTTGCCGCATCAATCCTCATCGCGGGCGCGGGAGGCCCCGCGAGCGTTCCGCTGACCGCCGCTACACTCAAGAGACTTCTCTTCTCGGCGATCGCTGGAAGCATCGGTGGAATGCTGGGCGTCGCCTCCACGTGAAACAGAACGCGCCCGACAGATCCTGGAGGTCCGACCGGGTATCCGCCGACCCTTCTGCTTTCGTTCCCCTCTTGTACCGTGGACATCCCGCCCGCCTGTGAGCGCCTCACGCGCTGGATTCGTGAGCATGGACGCCATCGCAGGCGCGTCACCGTTCGCATGCTCGATTCTGAGGACAATCGAGGGAGTGATAAGAGGCTGGAAGATGTGTTATAATACGACCAGAGGATGAAGCACCGAGAAGAGGGGGAGTCCGTCTTGAGCCAGTTCGGCGCAAAGGCGCAGGGGAGCGCCTTCGCTGTGGCGCCCGTGAGGGCCTGCGTCTGCGCTGGTTTACCCGTTCCCCGAGGACGCGAAGAGGTCCCCGGGGCCGGTGGCGACTCCCGTCAACAGAGAAGTGGCTGCGTGGGTGTGTGTGGCTGTGGGGTTTTCCGCGACATGCTTGTCGTCTTGGCTCTAGACGCTATAACCCGGCCGGGGCTTGCGAACGTTGATGCCCCGGCCGTTGCGTTTCCTGAGGTTCCGAAGGAGTGTCTAAGTCCCGTGTAGGGTTGCCAAGAGAATCCATACAGGAGGGGACATGGGTGATTCAACTGAACGCGGAGGACGTTATCAGGGGCCTCAAGAGACTCAAGAGCCTCGCTAAGCAGGACATCCTCATCAGCAGTCTTGCCCCCAACCCGGAAGCCTGGATCAAGATGGCTACAGCACGAAAGCAGAAATATGAGACGCTCATTGCCATGGTAGAGCAGTATGGCGTGCCGGGAGCGTGCGAGATCGCGTTGGAAGAATACGCGAGCCTGCCTGCGACGGACGGAGGAGACTCCGCTGACATCGATCCCCACACGAAGGGAGAAGAGCAAGCGCTAGAAGTCTTTTTCAAGACGATCGGCGTGGACGGTAGAGCCCTGAAGGATGCCAGGACTCGACGTAAAGGAGCAGGAGGGGTCCAGTAGGACCCCTCCGACTTCAATCGCCGAGTGGGGCTCGCGGCCTCGTGCACCCCATCGGACCTCTCGCGCGTCGATGAAGCTCCGGACCGTGAGCTAGCTAATGAAGCCTCCTCACGAGTCCGACGACCTTGCCCAGAATGACTACGTCTCGAACCATTATGGGATCCATGAACCTGTTCTCTGGCTGCAGGCGGATTCTCCCGGGTTCTCGGAAGAACCGCTTCACCGTCGCCTCATCTTCCAACAGAGCCACGACGATGT is drawn from Bacillota bacterium and contains these coding sequences:
- a CDS encoding AAA family ATPase produces the protein MKEVSLRKLSLAGFGPYRDRVEAVFGPGVNALVAPNERGKSSLVSGLLATIFGLPAKNDPSVFGQARFRNWDGPRRFEGEVEFESDGGVYRIHRDFDTHKVSLAKLENGRYIALVMGEHNPGATRKPNEAYERSLAELIGISSRELFERTFCVTQPIPEAKHLDEKVQELLSGAGGGFARALERLVNELSAQTKTTGERKVTSRNQTKDRVLEELTSRIQALESELDASRRAVDSLQPVLRRLNDIERELAEARKTLASKETIVKAWSEWRRLATEYRRATKDQTSLEAALEKAKSLDSDIDAENRRVREGFPEFEGAPRETERALTELITLKAKRGEAERAILDAEAAVRLKQGELDRLRQEISTLRDWGALGPAPEAAARGARRKAAEIVQKWRVFLDHNSELASCEAELAARFQVFAEASPEEIALLASYSARLVELERDMERTRRDLETLRERTRVVANVREAFQKRYAGIAALGPGAADTIRQILGAFRREKRLQGELAERRRSVDMPRGARAAAGLASALVASVVAWLLLGGSATRVNTWISLVVAVLFGLAGYVVSGAIHARRVAGERLEATRIESELAQCRRELALLGQALGDLASSDEASLGALLERLEQREEEAAVLAESEALLPSDEEAGRILEAFERAKKGYDEFVARTSRFSESFKDVGAAFSEWKAMLDRRSRLEGLVRAFAREAFGCEPEAAEHASLADPKVGDEWRELARFVSVAASPEDAGTVGQLIAFLEGEGSDAAWWERMIAEAGRYEGLRKDIQAAQATIEAGKEHVDGLRSRVKEFEAKEEQVSRPLRPLLEASGGDPERAQRRCEERRSLLEKIEAMRTALATLLEQHGASSVDELREKGTSARNNAAQSLAEWKRLVNDNPGLPEIDEAGDVERIEARWRALNGEVERLRGHIATLEKERGDLAAEQGRLEGRSSLNIAQAEAELAALRRRREEVSVLADALTIACTELSEAVKDFQGSYRTLLRDVATKHFEAITGVRGRAVVIDSDFRIHVEDGGVPCDLAQLSKGAQDQLYIALRLAVADLLAEDYRLPFIFDDPFAACDSARLANLREILLRIAKDRQILVLSHLEPVAGWGKSVDVREYGMRAV
- a CDS encoding DMT family transporter produces the protein MQDRVSIRGAQRTRVIGFCMAFAAAVIWGTLGIFAKFIYVYDLEPVVLVSLRGSIAFVTLFIILAARDRCKLRVPRQDLWFFVAFGLVGVTLNHMSYFEALKRTTATTAVILLYTAPVYVTLGAAAFFGESLTLTKIAALVVTFGGCFLVAGGYEPKLLALNPTGVLFGLTAAIAYASYTLMSKRALERHSSWTSVLWAFGFGSLFLLCLAGGRIAKVASLPLRAWLLILGLAWGPTLAAYWLHMEALTRIEASHAGIVCMAEPAATALLSYVLLGERMTPWKLLGAALVLVGVLILQVQSIGDSSARGRRSGTSEREEVNAGHGTG
- a CDS encoding ABC transporter substrate-binding protein gives rise to the protein MRKSVSWLLLAVTCLLVGIAGPAALGAEPIKIGLHAPLTGFAAADGLSVKQSVELAVKQVNEAGGINGRPIQLVVYDDRADAKEAVAVAYKLIEQDKVVAVVGGSYSAPMRAVAPIYQQAGIPMVAGFAVHPDITRAGDFVFRCGMLGPIEGAAAGEVAGNILKAKTACLMTMDNDFGRALAEGFRKRAGELGVKILWESLYPLGEQDFTPYITRLKQLGPDVVFASGYYNEAAQFCKQAKELGLKAQILGEEGFDSPKFIEIAGKASEGVIIVTNLNRDDTRPVARAFIEDYRKLYKMEPDMVGASNFDALLVIADALRRAGSTDPKAIRDAIATTANLNGATGVIRSFNKLGESMKPIQVQVVKEGRFRYFAEVSDPAIITPPEK
- a CDS encoding branched-chain amino acid ABC transporter permease, producing MFWQQLANGVTMGGIYALITLGLTMVYGVLRILHISHAGVFALGAYAGVVALSLSGNLVVITLIAMAVCGLVGMLMQRWVYRPLMGSSRIVPLIASIGMFILMEDLFRLAAGPYVLPLPAEVPFGLDQITTSFVTGNQLIVLSGAVGLLILTWLVINHTRLGLAWKATEQDFETAASCGINVDQAVAMNFLLGSAIAGAAGVLVGFYYNSVSPTMGSVPAYKAMAIAVLGGLGNVWGTVVASVLLGVTEAFLVTSPVGLLLPRDSIAFVALILVLLFRPYGLFGRR
- a CDS encoding branched-chain amino acid ABC transporter permease, with amino-acid sequence MGLYQVTIAITLGIYLILTMGLNIITGYTGQVSLGHAAFFGAGAYASAILSVRYGLPFWGALPLAVVATALMGAVLGTVSTRLREDSLAITTIGVNFVVVSVFKYSSFFGGALGIGNIRYPSLFGRVLTKPEYLLVVAACVALGMWFDRRLVKSWLGLALRAVGQDEAAAQSLGVDSPRFKIIAFIIGTAYAGAAGSLYAHFMTFISPQDFGFPVSISIISMAVFGGLGTLRGAILGSCALGLAPEVFRPLVDYRNLMYGALLLLMMRFQPQGLIGDGSPLWERLRSLIAGGSTTSRVGEGGARHESRR
- a CDS encoding ABC transporter ATP-binding protein, whose protein sequence is MSHGANHSSSAGEAQKTNILEVRNVSKQFHGVRALQGVTLSVRQGQVFGIVGPNGAGKTTLFNIVCGVYPPTDGLVLFQGRDITRLGSARVARLGVARTFQIVRSFPRMTVLENVVVGCGHRVYSTLSGLVGTYARREIEDKALALLRLVGLEQAASTPAGKLPVAMQRHMEVARALALDPCMLLLDEPCAGLTFTESEDLVELVRRVRDNGVTVLIVEHNMGVVMSLCDEIAVLDFGVKIAQGSPAEISSNPRVIEAYLGREA
- a CDS encoding ABC transporter ATP-binding protein — protein: MTMLTVEGLTIRYGDMEVVHGVSFEVGQRDSVAIIGANGSGKTTLLRTLMGLHRDFDGRITFMGRDIGRISPWARACLGMAMVPEGRRVFPDLSVEQNLLIGAYSRQDRSAVRASLDEVYSLFPVLRERRNQVGKTLSGGEQQMLAIGRALMAKPRLLMVDEVSTGLMPIFVDKAFHVLKSLVDQGVSVLLVEQNARKALAAMARGYVLETGRIVLSGPAAELAANANVRKAYLGA
- a CDS encoding uracil-DNA glycosylase, whose product is MERTCKTCRKCNLRAGCRQVVFGEGNPHARLMFVGEGPGQQEDIQGRPFVGAAGQLLDKILAAVGIKREDVYIANVVKCRPPGNRLPTSEEAQACLPHLIAQIRAIRPKIVVCLGALATQTLIDKGARITRARGNWFRKDGILYMPTFHPAALLRDETKKRPVWEDMKKVKEMLDRLEGKLRNSPGND
- a CDS encoding TIGR04086 family membrane protein, which gives rise to MAPDRTSKGKPEKGRPDKSAGTERSECGWFLAVVMGLAASFIAVIAVFLAVATYDYMVSAEVARLGTLASVGSYVATAVGGMVAGRKSGRRGLVHGGLVGLLFAASILIAGAGGPASVPLTAATLKRLLFSAIAGSIGGMLGVAST